A part of Perca fluviatilis chromosome 15, GENO_Pfluv_1.0, whole genome shotgun sequence genomic DNA contains:
- the LOC120574711 gene encoding thyroid hormone receptor alpha isoform X1 translates to MEPMSNKQDSNSSEGEEKGWPDVPKRKSKNSQCSVKSVSALSVSVPGYIPSYLEKDEPCVVCGDKATGYHYRCITCEGCKGFFRRTIQKNLHPAYSCKYEGCCIIDKITRNQCQLCRFKKCIAVGMAMDLVLDDSKRVAKRRLIEENRQKRKREEMVRTLQTRLEPNTAEWELIRMVTEAHRQTNAQGASWKQKRKFLSDDIGQGPMLPTSEGDKVDLEAFSEFTKIMTPAITRVVDFAKKLPMFSELLCEDQIILLKGCCMEIMSLRAAVRYDPDSETLTLNGEMAVKREQLKNGGLGVVSDAIFDLGKSLAQFNLDDSEVALMQAVLLMSSDRSGLTSMEKIEQCQEAYLLAFEHYINYRKHNIPHFWPKLLMKVTDLRMIGACHASRFLHMKVECPNELFPPLFLEVFEDQEV, encoded by the exons GTGGCCAGATGTGCCAAAGAGAAAGAGTAAGAACAGCCAGTGTTCGGTGAAGAGCGTGTCTG CTCTTAGTGTCTCTGTTCCAGGGTACATCCCCAGCTACCTGGAGAAGGATGAGCCGTGCGTGGTGTGTGGGGACAAGGCGACCGGCTACCACTACCGCTGCATCACCTGCGAGGGTTGCAAG GGTTTCTTCCGCAGGACCATCCAGAAGAACCTCCATCCAGCTTACTCCTGTAAATATGAAGGCTGCTGCATCATTGACAAGATCACCCGCAACCAGTGCCAACTGTGCCGCTTTAAGAAGTGCATCGCTGTGGGCATGGCCATGGACT TGGTGTTGGACGACTCAAAGCGCGTGGCCAAGCGGCGTCTGATCGAGGAGAATCgacagaaaagaaagagggaggagatgGTGCGGACGCTGCAAACGAGGCTGGAGCCAAACACGGCAGAGTGGGAGCTGATCAGGATGGTAACCGAGGCCCACCGGCAAACCAACGCCCAGGGCGCCAGCTGGAAACAGAAGCGCAAGTTCCTG TCGGATGACATTGGCCAGGGCCCGATGCTGCCCACTTCCGAAGGAGATAAGGTGGACCTGGAAGCCTTCAGCGAGTTTACCAAGATCATGACCCCCGCCATCACGCGCGTCGTCGACTTTGCCAAGAAGTTGCCCATGTTCTCAGAG CTGCTTTGTGAAGACCAGATCATCCTGTTGAAAGGCTGCTGCATGGAGATCATGTCGTTGCGCGCCGCCGTGCGCTACGATCCGGACAGCGAGACGCTGACGCTCAACGGCGAGATGGCCGTGAAGCGTGAGCAGCTGAAGAACGGCGGGTTGGGCGTGGTGTCAGACGCCATCTTTGATTTGGGCAAGAGCCTGGCTCAGTTCAACCTGGATGACTCGGAGGTGGCTCTGATGCAGGCGGTGCTGCTCATGAGCTCAG ACCGGTCGGGGCTGACCAGTATGGAGAAAATAGAGCAGTGCCAAGAGGCCTACCTGCTGGCGTTCGAGCACTACATCAACTACCGCAAGCACAACATTCCCCACTTCTGGCCCAAACTGCTGATGAAGGTGACGGACCTGCGCATGATCGGAGCTTGCCACGCCAGCCGCTTCCTCCATATGAAGGTGGAGTGTCCCAACGAACTCTTTCCTCCGCTCTTCCTGGAGGTCTTCGAGGATCAGGAAGTGTGA
- the LOC120574711 gene encoding thyroid hormone receptor alpha isoform X2 has protein sequence MEPMSNKQDSNSSEGEEKGWPDVPKRKSKNSQCSVKSVSGYIPSYLEKDEPCVVCGDKATGYHYRCITCEGCKGFFRRTIQKNLHPAYSCKYEGCCIIDKITRNQCQLCRFKKCIAVGMAMDLVLDDSKRVAKRRLIEENRQKRKREEMVRTLQTRLEPNTAEWELIRMVTEAHRQTNAQGASWKQKRKFLSDDIGQGPMLPTSEGDKVDLEAFSEFTKIMTPAITRVVDFAKKLPMFSELLCEDQIILLKGCCMEIMSLRAAVRYDPDSETLTLNGEMAVKREQLKNGGLGVVSDAIFDLGKSLAQFNLDDSEVALMQAVLLMSSDRSGLTSMEKIEQCQEAYLLAFEHYINYRKHNIPHFWPKLLMKVTDLRMIGACHASRFLHMKVECPNELFPPLFLEVFEDQEV, from the exons GTGGCCAGATGTGCCAAAGAGAAAGAGTAAGAACAGCCAGTGTTCGGTGAAGAGCGTGTCTG GGTACATCCCCAGCTACCTGGAGAAGGATGAGCCGTGCGTGGTGTGTGGGGACAAGGCGACCGGCTACCACTACCGCTGCATCACCTGCGAGGGTTGCAAG GGTTTCTTCCGCAGGACCATCCAGAAGAACCTCCATCCAGCTTACTCCTGTAAATATGAAGGCTGCTGCATCATTGACAAGATCACCCGCAACCAGTGCCAACTGTGCCGCTTTAAGAAGTGCATCGCTGTGGGCATGGCCATGGACT TGGTGTTGGACGACTCAAAGCGCGTGGCCAAGCGGCGTCTGATCGAGGAGAATCgacagaaaagaaagagggaggagatgGTGCGGACGCTGCAAACGAGGCTGGAGCCAAACACGGCAGAGTGGGAGCTGATCAGGATGGTAACCGAGGCCCACCGGCAAACCAACGCCCAGGGCGCCAGCTGGAAACAGAAGCGCAAGTTCCTG TCGGATGACATTGGCCAGGGCCCGATGCTGCCCACTTCCGAAGGAGATAAGGTGGACCTGGAAGCCTTCAGCGAGTTTACCAAGATCATGACCCCCGCCATCACGCGCGTCGTCGACTTTGCCAAGAAGTTGCCCATGTTCTCAGAG CTGCTTTGTGAAGACCAGATCATCCTGTTGAAAGGCTGCTGCATGGAGATCATGTCGTTGCGCGCCGCCGTGCGCTACGATCCGGACAGCGAGACGCTGACGCTCAACGGCGAGATGGCCGTGAAGCGTGAGCAGCTGAAGAACGGCGGGTTGGGCGTGGTGTCAGACGCCATCTTTGATTTGGGCAAGAGCCTGGCTCAGTTCAACCTGGATGACTCGGAGGTGGCTCTGATGCAGGCGGTGCTGCTCATGAGCTCAG ACCGGTCGGGGCTGACCAGTATGGAGAAAATAGAGCAGTGCCAAGAGGCCTACCTGCTGGCGTTCGAGCACTACATCAACTACCGCAAGCACAACATTCCCCACTTCTGGCCCAAACTGCTGATGAAGGTGACGGACCTGCGCATGATCGGAGCTTGCCACGCCAGCCGCTTCCTCCATATGAAGGTGGAGTGTCCCAACGAACTCTTTCCTCCGCTCTTCCTGGAGGTCTTCGAGGATCAGGAAGTGTGA
- the LOC120574711 gene encoding thyroid hormone receptor alpha isoform X4 gives MHILQPYCINRWPDVPKRKSKNSQCSVKSVSGYIPSYLEKDEPCVVCGDKATGYHYRCITCEGCKGFFRRTIQKNLHPAYSCKYEGCCIIDKITRNQCQLCRFKKCIAVGMAMDLVLDDSKRVAKRRLIEENRQKRKREEMVRTLQTRLEPNTAEWELIRMVTEAHRQTNAQGASWKQKRKFLSDDIGQGPMLPTSEGDKVDLEAFSEFTKIMTPAITRVVDFAKKLPMFSELLCEDQIILLKGCCMEIMSLRAAVRYDPDSETLTLNGEMAVKREQLKNGGLGVVSDAIFDLGKSLAQFNLDDSEVALMQAVLLMSSDRSGLTSMEKIEQCQEAYLLAFEHYINYRKHNIPHFWPKLLMKVTDLRMIGACHASRFLHMKVECPNELFPPLFLEVFEDQEV, from the exons ATGCATATCTTACAGCCGTACTGCATCAACAG GTGGCCAGATGTGCCAAAGAGAAAGAGTAAGAACAGCCAGTGTTCGGTGAAGAGCGTGTCTG GGTACATCCCCAGCTACCTGGAGAAGGATGAGCCGTGCGTGGTGTGTGGGGACAAGGCGACCGGCTACCACTACCGCTGCATCACCTGCGAGGGTTGCAAG GGTTTCTTCCGCAGGACCATCCAGAAGAACCTCCATCCAGCTTACTCCTGTAAATATGAAGGCTGCTGCATCATTGACAAGATCACCCGCAACCAGTGCCAACTGTGCCGCTTTAAGAAGTGCATCGCTGTGGGCATGGCCATGGACT TGGTGTTGGACGACTCAAAGCGCGTGGCCAAGCGGCGTCTGATCGAGGAGAATCgacagaaaagaaagagggaggagatgGTGCGGACGCTGCAAACGAGGCTGGAGCCAAACACGGCAGAGTGGGAGCTGATCAGGATGGTAACCGAGGCCCACCGGCAAACCAACGCCCAGGGCGCCAGCTGGAAACAGAAGCGCAAGTTCCTG TCGGATGACATTGGCCAGGGCCCGATGCTGCCCACTTCCGAAGGAGATAAGGTGGACCTGGAAGCCTTCAGCGAGTTTACCAAGATCATGACCCCCGCCATCACGCGCGTCGTCGACTTTGCCAAGAAGTTGCCCATGTTCTCAGAG CTGCTTTGTGAAGACCAGATCATCCTGTTGAAAGGCTGCTGCATGGAGATCATGTCGTTGCGCGCCGCCGTGCGCTACGATCCGGACAGCGAGACGCTGACGCTCAACGGCGAGATGGCCGTGAAGCGTGAGCAGCTGAAGAACGGCGGGTTGGGCGTGGTGTCAGACGCCATCTTTGATTTGGGCAAGAGCCTGGCTCAGTTCAACCTGGATGACTCGGAGGTGGCTCTGATGCAGGCGGTGCTGCTCATGAGCTCAG ACCGGTCGGGGCTGACCAGTATGGAGAAAATAGAGCAGTGCCAAGAGGCCTACCTGCTGGCGTTCGAGCACTACATCAACTACCGCAAGCACAACATTCCCCACTTCTGGCCCAAACTGCTGATGAAGGTGACGGACCTGCGCATGATCGGAGCTTGCCACGCCAGCCGCTTCCTCCATATGAAGGTGGAGTGTCCCAACGAACTCTTTCCTCCGCTCTTCCTGGAGGTCTTCGAGGATCAGGAAGTGTGA
- the LOC120574711 gene encoding thyroid hormone receptor alpha isoform X3, producing MHILQPYCINRWPDVPKRKSKNSQCSVKSVSALSVSVPGYIPSYLEKDEPCVVCGDKATGYHYRCITCEGCKGFFRRTIQKNLHPAYSCKYEGCCIIDKITRNQCQLCRFKKCIAVGMAMDLVLDDSKRVAKRRLIEENRQKRKREEMVRTLQTRLEPNTAEWELIRMVTEAHRQTNAQGASWKQKRKFLSDDIGQGPMLPTSEGDKVDLEAFSEFTKIMTPAITRVVDFAKKLPMFSELLCEDQIILLKGCCMEIMSLRAAVRYDPDSETLTLNGEMAVKREQLKNGGLGVVSDAIFDLGKSLAQFNLDDSEVALMQAVLLMSSDRSGLTSMEKIEQCQEAYLLAFEHYINYRKHNIPHFWPKLLMKVTDLRMIGACHASRFLHMKVECPNELFPPLFLEVFEDQEV from the exons ATGCATATCTTACAGCCGTACTGCATCAACAG GTGGCCAGATGTGCCAAAGAGAAAGAGTAAGAACAGCCAGTGTTCGGTGAAGAGCGTGTCTG CTCTTAGTGTCTCTGTTCCAGGGTACATCCCCAGCTACCTGGAGAAGGATGAGCCGTGCGTGGTGTGTGGGGACAAGGCGACCGGCTACCACTACCGCTGCATCACCTGCGAGGGTTGCAAG GGTTTCTTCCGCAGGACCATCCAGAAGAACCTCCATCCAGCTTACTCCTGTAAATATGAAGGCTGCTGCATCATTGACAAGATCACCCGCAACCAGTGCCAACTGTGCCGCTTTAAGAAGTGCATCGCTGTGGGCATGGCCATGGACT TGGTGTTGGACGACTCAAAGCGCGTGGCCAAGCGGCGTCTGATCGAGGAGAATCgacagaaaagaaagagggaggagatgGTGCGGACGCTGCAAACGAGGCTGGAGCCAAACACGGCAGAGTGGGAGCTGATCAGGATGGTAACCGAGGCCCACCGGCAAACCAACGCCCAGGGCGCCAGCTGGAAACAGAAGCGCAAGTTCCTG TCGGATGACATTGGCCAGGGCCCGATGCTGCCCACTTCCGAAGGAGATAAGGTGGACCTGGAAGCCTTCAGCGAGTTTACCAAGATCATGACCCCCGCCATCACGCGCGTCGTCGACTTTGCCAAGAAGTTGCCCATGTTCTCAGAG CTGCTTTGTGAAGACCAGATCATCCTGTTGAAAGGCTGCTGCATGGAGATCATGTCGTTGCGCGCCGCCGTGCGCTACGATCCGGACAGCGAGACGCTGACGCTCAACGGCGAGATGGCCGTGAAGCGTGAGCAGCTGAAGAACGGCGGGTTGGGCGTGGTGTCAGACGCCATCTTTGATTTGGGCAAGAGCCTGGCTCAGTTCAACCTGGATGACTCGGAGGTGGCTCTGATGCAGGCGGTGCTGCTCATGAGCTCAG ACCGGTCGGGGCTGACCAGTATGGAGAAAATAGAGCAGTGCCAAGAGGCCTACCTGCTGGCGTTCGAGCACTACATCAACTACCGCAAGCACAACATTCCCCACTTCTGGCCCAAACTGCTGATGAAGGTGACGGACCTGCGCATGATCGGAGCTTGCCACGCCAGCCGCTTCCTCCATATGAAGGTGGAGTGTCCCAACGAACTCTTTCCTCCGCTCTTCCTGGAGGTCTTCGAGGATCAGGAAGTGTGA